AAATCTTAAAGTGTTTTTAAATGCTGCTCGTGATCGTGGTCAGGCTATGGATCATACATTATTTTATGGAAATCCAGGGCTTGGAAAAACAACCCTAGCTCAAATTATTGCAGCAGAACTAGGGGTAAACCTTATTTGTACTTCTGGTCCTGTCCTTGAGCGTAGTGGAGATCTTGCAGCAATACTAACAAATCTTTCAAAGCATGATATACTATTTGTTGATGAAATTCATAGAATGCCCATTACAGTGGAAGAAATTTTATATCCTGCACTTGAAGATTATAAACTGGATTTAGTTATTGGACAAGGACCAGCTGCTCGTACAGTAAAAATTGAATTGGAACCTTTTACCCTTGTAGGAGCTACAACACGTATTGGTCTTATATCTTCTCCTTTGCGTGATCGTTTTGGAATTATTAGCCGACTTGAATTTTATACACCTGAAGAGTTATCACAAATTATTTTGCGTACAAGTCGTATTCTTAATGTTCCTATTACTAAAAAAGGCGCTATAGAAATTGGTCGACGCTCTAGAGGTACGCCGAGAATAGCTAACCGTTTATTAAGACGTGTTAGAGATTTTGCAGCTGTTTTTGGCTCAGCAACTGTAGATGAAGAGCTTGTAAATCATGCATTACAGAAACTTGATGTGGATGAAAAAGGTTTAGATCAGATGGATCGAAAACTTCTTACTGTCCTTATTGAGCTTTTTGCTGGAGGTCCTGTAGGAATAAAAACATTAGCAGTTGCATGTTCTGAAGAGGTTCGTACAATTGAAGATATTTATGAACCTTATCTTATTCAGTGTGGTTTTATGAAGCGTACCCCCCGTGGTCGTATGGCTACGGTGAAGGCTTATAAGCATTTAAATTTAACGGATTAATCTTATTGGAGCATATATGCCTGGAGTTACCCCTAGGGTTGAATTATTATCCTATACACCAGAACCGTTGTCAGTTATTTATGCATCATTTAGACAGTGTTATCATGCTGGATTTGTTGGAGATATGTGGAAGAAACTTCTTGATGGAGAAATACCAAAAGAGAAACAAGCTAGTTTTATCCATTCATTAATTGAATCAGGCCATACAAGTCCTATTGAACATGTAAGTTTTACGTTTGCTATTAGTGGTGTTTCAAGAGCACTTACACATCAACTGATCCGTCATAGACTGGCTTCCTACTCTCAGCAGAGTCAACGGTATGTGGATGGATCAAAGT
The sequence above is drawn from the Lawsonia intracellularis PHE/MN1-00 genome and encodes:
- the ruvB gene encoding Holliday junction branch migration DNA helicase RuvB; amino-acid sequence: MQSSYPDETLYREKDDSIRPSRLDDFIGQEELRENLKVFLNAARDRGQAMDHTLFYGNPGLGKTTLAQIIAAELGVNLICTSGPVLERSGDLAAILTNLSKHDILFVDEIHRMPITVEEILYPALEDYKLDLVIGQGPAARTVKIELEPFTLVGATTRIGLISSPLRDRFGIISRLEFYTPEELSQIILRTSRILNVPITKKGAIEIGRRSRGTPRIANRLLRRVRDFAAVFGSATVDEELVNHALQKLDVDEKGLDQMDRKLLTVLIELFAGGPVGIKTLAVACSEEVRTIEDIYEPYLIQCGFMKRTPRGRMATVKAYKHLNLTD